A window from Primulina eburnea isolate SZY01 chromosome 2, ASM2296580v1, whole genome shotgun sequence encodes these proteins:
- the LOC140823422 gene encoding RING-H2 finger protein ATL7-like isoform X2 has protein sequence MICRRLRRMEQQQTFEIDSRIDLELQEHGGNYHAPVVIDAIPTMKFNREAFSSMEDAQCTICLAEYEEKEVLRIMPKCGHTFHLSCIDTWLRKQLTCPICRLSVDESSERNQGHTNTMSTAGYFDSSEITVEHSQQWLLPAIAHAVGNRSNQRNADSVSVDIDSRVYGEATLRS, from the exons ATGATTTGTAGGAGGCTCCGCAGGATGGAGCAGCAGCAAACGTTTGAGATCGACTCGAGAATCGATCTTGAGCTG CAAGAACATGGGGGTAACTACCATGCTCCGGTTGTAATTGATGCGATTCCGACTATGAAATTCAATCGGGAAGCATTCAGTTCAATGGAAGATGCGCA ATGTACAATATGTTTGGCAGAATACGAAGAGAAAGAAGTGTTGAGAATTATGCCAAAGTGTGGTCACACTTTTCACCTGTCTTGCATTGATACTTGGCTCAGAAAACAGCTGACCTGTCCAATATGCCGTCTTTCGGTAGATGAATCTTCCGAAAGAAATCAGGGTCACACAAATACAATGTCTACAGCTGGATATTTTGACAGCTCCGAGATCACAGTTGAGCATTCTCAGCAGTGGCTGCTACCAGCTATTGCTCATGCAGTAGGCAACCGAAGCAACCAAAGGAATGCAGATTCTGTTTCTGTTGACATCGACTCGAGGGTCTATGGAGAAGCGACATTGAGGTCATAA
- the LOC140823422 gene encoding RING-H2 finger protein ATL7-like isoform X1, protein MLGSGTNLITTIVGFSMSATFIIFVCTRMICRRLRRMEQQQTFEIDSRIDLELQEHGGNYHAPVVIDAIPTMKFNREAFSSMEDAQCTICLAEYEEKEVLRIMPKCGHTFHLSCIDTWLRKQLTCPICRLSVDESSERNQGHTNTMSTAGYFDSSEITVEHSQQWLLPAIAHAVGNRSNQRNADSVSVDIDSRVYGEATLRS, encoded by the exons ATGTTAGGCTCAGGGACGAATCTGATTACCACGATTGTTGGCTTTAGTATGAGTGCAACTTTCATTATTTTTGTGTGCACTAGAATGATTTGTAGGAGGCTCCGCAGGATGGAGCAGCAGCAAACGTTTGAGATCGACTCGAGAATCGATCTTGAGCTG CAAGAACATGGGGGTAACTACCATGCTCCGGTTGTAATTGATGCGATTCCGACTATGAAATTCAATCGGGAAGCATTCAGTTCAATGGAAGATGCGCA ATGTACAATATGTTTGGCAGAATACGAAGAGAAAGAAGTGTTGAGAATTATGCCAAAGTGTGGTCACACTTTTCACCTGTCTTGCATTGATACTTGGCTCAGAAAACAGCTGACCTGTCCAATATGCCGTCTTTCGGTAGATGAATCTTCCGAAAGAAATCAGGGTCACACAAATACAATGTCTACAGCTGGATATTTTGACAGCTCCGAGATCACAGTTGAGCATTCTCAGCAGTGGCTGCTACCAGCTATTGCTCATGCAGTAGGCAACCGAAGCAACCAAAGGAATGCAGATTCTGTTTCTGTTGACATCGACTCGAGGGTCTATGGAGAAGCGACATTGAGGTCATAA
- the LOC140823422 gene encoding RING-H2 finger protein ATL7-like isoform X3, with product MQVRRAKRNMQEHGGNYHAPVVIDAIPTMKFNREAFSSMEDAQCTICLAEYEEKEVLRIMPKCGHTFHLSCIDTWLRKQLTCPICRLSVDESSERNQGHTNTMSTAGYFDSSEITVEHSQQWLLPAIAHAVGNRSNQRNADSVSVDIDSRVYGEATLRS from the exons ATGCAAGTTCGCAGAGCCAAGAGAAATATG CAAGAACATGGGGGTAACTACCATGCTCCGGTTGTAATTGATGCGATTCCGACTATGAAATTCAATCGGGAAGCATTCAGTTCAATGGAAGATGCGCA ATGTACAATATGTTTGGCAGAATACGAAGAGAAAGAAGTGTTGAGAATTATGCCAAAGTGTGGTCACACTTTTCACCTGTCTTGCATTGATACTTGGCTCAGAAAACAGCTGACCTGTCCAATATGCCGTCTTTCGGTAGATGAATCTTCCGAAAGAAATCAGGGTCACACAAATACAATGTCTACAGCTGGATATTTTGACAGCTCCGAGATCACAGTTGAGCATTCTCAGCAGTGGCTGCTACCAGCTATTGCTCATGCAGTAGGCAACCGAAGCAACCAAAGGAATGCAGATTCTGTTTCTGTTGACATCGACTCGAGGGTCTATGGAGAAGCGACATTGAGGTCATAA
- the LOC140823423 gene encoding two-component response regulator ARR12-like, with protein MCSKYWKQTSRNLNLYMGNRGICIHVANGDLTCTRIVSDLLRHTSYEVLATGSDLDVLNSIWETKERIELVLTSAQRLGPNGIEIVKHIKKKLHLPVKLMSPEKAKMEPTTQPSNFSAYILNNLSSDDIHNLWRFALDKESPRKYHRALHHHPVNAAKMNLY; from the exons atgtGCTCAAAATATTGGAAGCAAACATCAAGGAATCTCAACTTGTACATGGGGAACAGAGGAATTTGTATTCATGTTGCTAATGGTGATCTTACTTGCACTAGAATTGTGTCCGATCTGCTTCGACACACCAGCTATGAAG TGTTGGCTACTGGAAGTGATTTAGATGTTTTGAATTCCATATGGGAGACAAAGGAGAGGATAGAACTTGTCCTGACAAGTGCTCAAAGGTTAGGACCAAATGGGATTGAGATTGTGAAACATATCAAGAAGAAGCTTCATCTTCCTGTCAAAT TGATGTCTCCTGAAAAGGCAAAGATGGAGCCTACAACCCAACCAAGCAACTTCTCAGCATACATTTTGAATAACTTAAgcagtgatgacattcataACCTCTGGCGATTTGCGTTAGACAAAGAAAGTCCGAGAAAATATCACAGAGCACTCCATCATCATCCGGTGAATGCAGCAAAGATGAATCTCTATTAA